GCTTTTCACATGGAGCACACGGAGCCATTTTAGTGCCGCTCGCAGATCAGTGGAGCTCCACTTTCAAGGTTGCCAATATTTCCAGCTGCGGGAGTATGCAAGAGACCTGAGGCAGATGGTGGAGAGCGGTGCTTCAGATGGAGACATAGCAGTACGGATCAAAGGCATGACGGAAACCGTACGTACTCGTACCTTTTGCGCGTCATTGCAATGATAATgattgttgatgatgatgatgttgctgctgctgctgacaaTCGTTGCTTCTTCCTGCATTTTCAGTGTTACCGTATAGTGTCAATCTGCCTGGGTTCCCCACCTTCCACTTTTACGTGGGAGTACTACAACAAGAACAAGACCTACTGCAAAGTGGGCCCCATCACACCTGTCGAGTTCTACGAGAAGTACGTTAAGCAACATTTTAACGTAGATGATAAGGCAAGTTGATTGACCTTGCTTAGTGTCCGACTTTTCTAGATTAAACGCCATTCCTGGATGTGGAGGGGGGGGGAATTCTGGAgccttttctatttttttatttctaaaTTAGGGATGTACCAGTTTTAATCCCGAAACACGAAGCTCTAATTGTATTATGGTTCCTAGAACGACAAGAATGCAAGATTTGCAGTGCGTAAAAGTGAATAACTTTGTTGAATACTTCTTTAAATGTTGGCCTAATCACTGCGATATTGGCGTAGACACCACAAAGCTGTGTGAAATACCAAATTGTGTAGTCCATTCTAATTGTAAATCAAATATGCGATTGTATACAGTATATCCAAATCTAGAATCGGAGAGATGTCCAAATAAAATCCGTTCAGAAAGTCTTAAGGGGAAGCAGCATTTGTCATGACGCCAGAAATGCCCATTTTTAACAATGCCCGTTTAATAATTCTCCCACAAAATATACATGTACACTTTatgctgcccctctcgcacccctgTTGGTACGTCTCTGGAACATCGCCTTTGTAATGCCCTCCGCCGTCATTTCTTATGAGTACCGCAGGGGTCCGCAGGcaggaatggcgttcaagttaactctgattcGAGCTGTACATATGATGTATGCTTCAATTGGATAACTGTTCGCTTCCGACATGTAACTCTTCGCTTCGATTTCAAGCTTACTATTCGCACTGGCCTACATAACTCCTTATTTTGCTAACGCAACAAAATTTCGACTTGCAGATCTGTTTGGTGAACGACCCTCGGCCTACGTGCCCTTACGAAAACACGTACACGGTGGAGTACCTGGGAAATATGGTTGGTGGACAAGAAGTCCTCTACGTCAATCAACCAATCGAGGTGCTCATGCAGGCCGTCGTAGACTCTATAAAAGAAAATGAGGTATTATACACGCGCTGAAACATGTGACTGATTCTGTGACTGATCATGTTCATGTTGTACTCATTCCCCAGGCTGTTTGGTTTGGTTGCCAAATTCAGAAGCGGTTTGACAGGAAGCGTGGTATACAAGACCTCACTTTGTAAGCTACTTAGCAGTTCTgttcagggatcggaaccgaaactgaacccgaaccgaaaaccggaaaaaaacgttattttctgacgaacccgaaccgaaccgaaccgaacccgaacgatttttttgcttgtcctgagccgaaccggaactgaaccgaaaaaaattgatacggttaccggttcgggaatcggttcagaggtgaattaattgtactactgaccgaccttttttttgctcacctgaacggttatctcacacctttctcctacaatcgtgtacggtgagtgtaagcttgcttgcatgtagcaaaattactgcccgtggaccggttaaaccgatgccgaaaaaagtaactgttccaatccctgtaaatgccccgaccgctgacagatttttttttgtctgtgtgtgggggtggggttctccctgagccgaacccgaaccgaaccgatatacctgaaccggttcaagctaaTAATTTCGGTtgagcggagctaaacccgaaccgaaccaatatgcctgaacccgaacccgaaccgcacccaaaaaaataccggttccgatccctggttctGTTACATCACTCATTTCTGtttcatcatcattcatcatACTCATTTCTTCCAGGCATGAGTATGACTTAATGTTTGGGACCAGTGTTACTCTTGGCCTGAGTAAAGCAGAGAGACTTCTCTATGGAGAGTCAATGATGTCCCACGCTATGGTCTTCACTGGGGTTTCACTTGACGTAAGTGAACTCATCTGGTAGAGTAGAACCTTTTATAGTAAACTGGTCAAGACCAAGCCATAGATTTACCATATCAGAAGTGTTACTATATCGGGAGCATCCTAAAAAACCTTTAAAGTCCACATAAATGGTACTTAAAGGCAGTGAAAATCAGTGAAAGGTTTATTGGGCTCAGGACAAGGACTGTAGAGCTGGCAGAAGTAGACGTCTGGTTTGTAGCACGACTCGTATTTTGCAAAATGCTCTGCAGGTTGACTAGGTCTTGACTAGAACTGACATCATCGCGGGCGAGCCAGTGACGatttgttttcgtcttctttcaTTCCCGTCCATCATTTCGAGCAAGCTTACTTTCTGTACGAGCGTTAATGCAGTGTGCTTTCGAGGGGATCAACTATCTTTGGAAGTTGATTGGGTCTGTTCCTCCCGCTCCCATGCCTCTTGTGGCAGCGACCACAGCATAAAAGGTTGCTACTATAACCAGTGTACTGAGTTGTCCTGGTTTACTATATCAGGATGTCCaccaacctggaaaactggAAATTGTCAGGGAACTTGCaaaaaaagcagctgaagtcagggaaactCGCAGACGAGTGCTGCGATGATGCACAGTGAACCGCGAGTGCCGATCAGCGGTTGAGCGGCCACGCCTCAGCAACGTTGCCGTGATTATAGCAATTCGCCAATACGACAACCTTGGAGGCAGAAAAGTGGGGCAGCCTCATTAGTACTCAATATATGATCcgttttatgagggatctggGAGGGGTATCAAAATGTAGCAGCAGGCACCAACTTCCCTtatgttttggtcagggaactCGTTTGAAATAgacagtgaaaacctggaaaagtaagggaatttgaaggcagcagtttggtagacaccctttATATCAGTACATTAAGCCATAGAGTGCGCAATAATTCACTCAGGACCAGCGCTTGCATTTACAGTAGCTAGGTTTCCCTAAAGGCGGAGTTACAATAACAAGGTCCTACCATATTGCATTCCATACTTGTTAACCAGTTGTGTTGGAAAAAGTTTGTTACGTCATATAGCATGAATCCTAAGTATTCCTTAGAAGCAGCAAGATCAGTGCGCCATggaatgcaaaaaagaaaaatatcaaGAAAGGACCCAAGCTGTGACTTGTGCTGGTTGTGCCCCAGTCATGACTAGCAGACTTTACAGATGCACTTTGTTCCTCTGTAGCGCTCATATTAGTTTTTCACATGCATGTAATATGTTATGCAGGATGACAACAATCCCGTGAAGTTCCGTGTGGAAAACTCTTGGGGGGATGATATCGGTAACAAGGGTGAGTAAACATGGTGTGCCATAAAAGAATGGGTAGTACATAGTAGTAGTAATACTAGTAAGTAGTAGTACTAATAATAGTAGTAATTAATAGTAGAGGGGTGGTTTGCAGTAATCAGGCTAATGTATACAGGCAGTATACCAAATAGACTATTGATTGGATTGAGTTGCTAAAATTCTCACCGTAGAATTCAGAACTTTCACTCTTTCTATATCCGTATTTCTAAGCCTAAATTTTTCTGGCTCTGGTGGCACTTACAGGGTACCTTGCCATGACCCAGGAGTGGTTCAAGGAGTTCACGTTTGAAGTTGTAGTCGACAAGAAATTCGTCTCGCCCGGTGTGCTCTCTGTCGCCAATAAGGACCCAAAAGTGCTTCCTGCATGGGACCCTATGGGTGCTCTTGCGGCATGACTCTGTTGAGCAAGCTGTGAACTCGAGATCTGTTCTCCACAGGTCGTTTGGCTCCTCCCCTTGTGCTCCTAAAGGATTTCTAGTTGCTGAACTACGATTACGTTTGTGTGAACGTCTCCGTACAGCACGCTTTGTCTATCGGACCTTATTCTGTGCGTGTATGAGAACGTGGTTGAGCTTGGGAGTGTATGCGACCTGCATGTGTTACGATTATTTCAACACGTTctggcaaaaagaaaagaaaaaaatgaccgAGGAATCTCATGTTGCACCTTTTCATCTTCTGGTGCAATTATTAAGCACTAGTCTATTCTGGCTACACTCTCAAATTTTTTACTCCTGCATTTAACAAACTGTAGTGTGCGTTCAGCATCCTGAAAGGCTACGTGATCAATGCATAAAGGCTGGCCAGGGCTGGAGACCAGCAGCATCTTGCTTTTCATTAGGCTGAAAACTAACCATGCAGGTATGCAGATGGTTACATGCAGTGTCAATATACTGGACACTGGGCATACATGGGTTTTCCTGAATAAACTGGAGCGAGCTTCTAACTGTTTGTGGTGTAATCCTGTTCAGGGTGTGGCAAGGAACAGGAAGTGCTAATGTAGCAAGTACAACGTTGTCCTTATCCCCAAGAACATGCTGACatccctcactcatcctgaggatgtcaccGAAGGACATAAATGTTTAGTCATAACCTTAGTCATAACTTTGGCCAACACACattcagtggcgtatctagggtgtggcaggtgtggacaggtgccatgggcgccaggtgaacaggggcgccattatgtggtcgggtgtgaatgtgccaggtcgggcactcaacctggcacattcataaatgatctaaagcacccgccattagggaggttgtagtgtgaaacctagtgcggaccacacgaaaacgcatccccaaggacatcatattaaccatgttgccatgggcgcaggtagctctagatacgccactgcacaCATTGCTCTGGTTGCCCACCTTCTGTTCTGCAGCTAGACCGGCACATGCCTGCACAGATGCCTCTGGCTTACCAGGTGTCGGAAAAGCAGCACAAAAATTACGTCATGCTTTATGTTAGAAAGACTGGATGGGAAAAGAACAAAATTCACCAATTAGTGACGTTTGCCATAATGCAAACTATTTAATTACTTTCTTACAGATAAGTTTGCTCACTTAATTTTTGTTGTCCCCTCTAAAAATTTTCTAACATGCTCCCCCACTTCAGCGGCCTTGTTCATGTGGACATGGTGGTTCCCTTCAATCACTGTGAACA
This sequence is a window from Ornithodoros turicata isolate Travis chromosome 10, ASM3712646v1, whole genome shotgun sequence. Protein-coding genes within it:
- the LOC135370821 gene encoding bleomycin hydrolase-like isoform X2, whose translation is MSFALTKDALEDFQKAFDKDPKNRLAQNVCTKVDLKDVLVSCAGARNTAHVFSHKVDPEGKPGTNQKSSGICWLFAYLNATRIPMMRHYELEEFEFSQSYLFFWDKVERCNFFLNNMVTTARKGEPVDGRLVSFLLYNPTEDGGQWHMLCNIVKKYGLVPKKNFPESFCSESTMQMNATLKSKLREYARDLRQMVESGASDGDIAVRIKGMTETCYRIVSICLGSPPSTFTWEYYNKNKTYCKVGPITPVEFYEKYVKQHFNVDDKICLVNDPRPTCPYENTYTVEYLGNMVGGQEVLYVNQPIEVLMQAVVDSIKENEAVWFGCQIQKRFDRKRGIQDLTLHEYDLMFGTSVTLGLSKAERLLYGESMMSHAMVFTGVSLDDDNNPVKFRVENSWGDDIGNKGYLAMTQEWFKEFTFEVVVDKKFVSPGVLSVANKDPKVLPAWDPMGALAA
- the LOC135370821 gene encoding bleomycin hydrolase-like isoform X1 is translated as MGPVTVPYSALTKDALEDFQKAFDKDPKNRLAQNVCTKVDLKDVLVSCAGARNTAHVFSHKVDPEGKPGTNQKSSGICWLFAYLNATRIPMMRHYELEEFEFSQSYLFFWDKVERCNFFLNNMVTTARKGEPVDGRLVSFLLYNPTEDGGQWHMLCNIVKKYGLVPKKNFPESFCSESTMQMNATLKSKLREYARDLRQMVESGASDGDIAVRIKGMTETCYRIVSICLGSPPSTFTWEYYNKNKTYCKVGPITPVEFYEKYVKQHFNVDDKICLVNDPRPTCPYENTYTVEYLGNMVGGQEVLYVNQPIEVLMQAVVDSIKENEAVWFGCQIQKRFDRKRGIQDLTLHEYDLMFGTSVTLGLSKAERLLYGESMMSHAMVFTGVSLDDDNNPVKFRVENSWGDDIGNKGYLAMTQEWFKEFTFEVVVDKKFVSPGVLSVANKDPKVLPAWDPMGALAA